Part of the Halalkalibacter krulwichiae genome is shown below.
CTAAATATAAGTCTGATTCGTTAATAGGTGTATACCCCGTGATAGAAGAACCATCAAACATTACTCTTCCTTCAACTACTTGATCTATTTGGTCTGCCGTTACCGTAACATGTTTAAGTGTTCCCTCAATGTCAACGAATTGTACGTGAAGAAGTTCAACGCTCTTTTTTTCAATCGTTTCCTTTATCGTTGCGACTAAGCTTTCTCTCGTAGGAGTCGAAATGGCCATTTTTACAACACTTCCTTTTCATGTAATGTTTTGTGACATCAACTTGTTATGTTTACTTTATGATGTTGTGCGAATTTTCGCAATGACTATGTCAGATTATCTAACATAGAATATATAGCCCGTGTTTTCGCGGTTTTCACGTCAATCCGCACCATTAAAACAATGAAAAGGCTTACAGTATTTCAATTTTCTTAAAATTGAATTTTTAACTAAGTTCTTGCATTTTTTCATTTATTTCCACCAAACGAAAAGGTCTCATGATGCCCGACATCGGGACCATAAGACCTTTATCATTTGATTATGCATTTTTAAACTTACGTTTTTGGCCGCCACGTCCACCTTGGCTACCACCTTGGCCACCGCCGCTGTAACGACGATTTCCACTACGCTCATCTTTACCGCGATAAGACGACCTACGACGATCATCGCGATCACGACGCCCACCACGATACGGCTTACCACTTCCACCACCATCACGGCGTTTCTTCACTCGTAAAGGTGCTTCTCCCGTTAGACGTACCGGTGTTGTATCAGGCTCTTTTGTTAGAAGCTTTAATGCTGCTGCTAAAGCTGTTGTTGCATCTGTTTCTTGTAACAGATCCTTTGCAGCTTTGCGGTAGCTATCCGCTTCATTAGAACCTACTAATGAACGTAATTGCTCAATTGCTTGTTCTTGTTGACCTCTTAGAGCTTCATCATAACTAGGTTTTGCAACCTTCGTCATCTTTTTCTTAGAAACTTGCTCGATCGTACGAACATGATCGATTTCACGAGGAGTCGAGAACGTTACAGCTAATCCAGACTTCCCAGCTCTTCCAGTACGTCCAATACGATGAACATAACTTTCTGGATCTTGTGGTAAATCGAAGTTGTATACATGTGTAACACCACTAATATCAAGTCCACGCGCTGCTACGTCTGTTGCAACTAGAACATCAATAAGTCCACCTTTAAATTTGCGAAGAACACTGTCACGTTTAGCTTGGTTTAAGTCTCCATGAATACCCTCTGCACGATATCCACGCTTAATGAGAGCTTCAGACAACTCATCAACACGACGCTTTGTACGACCAAATACGATCGCAAGCTCCGGAGAATGAATGTCCATAAAACGACTTAATACATCAAACTTTTCTTTCTCATGAACTTCTACGTATTGCTGTTCGATGTTTTCCATCGTTACTTCTTTCGCCTTCACTGCAATTAATTGTGGATTAGACATAAATTGCTGCGCTAGTTTCTCGATTCTCTTTGGCATCGTTGCAGAGAATAAAAGCGTTTGGCGTTCAGTTGGAACTTCTTTCAAGATTGTCTCAATGTCCTCGATGAATCCCATATTAAGCATTTCATCTGCTTCATCTAAGACAACCATATTTACTTCATTTAGACGAATTGTTTTTCGTCTCATATGATCCATTAAACGTCCAGGTGTAGCGACAACAACATGCGGCTTACGCTTTAAGTCATTGATCTGCTTACGCATGTCCTGG
Proteins encoded:
- a CDS encoding DEAD/DEAH box helicase, with translation MATFYDFDLNHQVVRALTEMGFEEATPIQTETIPTALEGKDIIGQAQTGTGKTGAFGIPLINRINVEEAHVQALILAPTRELANQVAESLVSFGKHKGVRTVVVYGGQDMRKQINDLKRKPHVVVATPGRLMDHMRRKTIRLNEVNMVVLDEADEMLNMGFIEDIETILKEVPTERQTLLFSATMPKRIEKLAQQFMSNPQLIAVKAKEVTMENIEQQYVEVHEKEKFDVLSRFMDIHSPELAIVFGRTKRRVDELSEALIKRGYRAEGIHGDLNQAKRDSVLRKFKGGLIDVLVATDVAARGLDISGVTHVYNFDLPQDPESYVHRIGRTGRAGKSGLAVTFSTPREIDHVRTIEQVSKKKMTKVAKPSYDEALRGQQEQAIEQLRSLVGSNEADSYRKAAKDLLQETDATTALAAALKLLTKEPDTTPVRLTGEAPLRVKKRRDGGGSGKPYRGGRRDRDDRRRSSYRGKDERSGNRRYSGGGQGGSQGGRGGQKRKFKNA